From Kwoniella shandongensis chromosome 2, complete sequence, the proteins below share one genomic window:
- a CDS encoding glutamate 5-kinase, which translates to MSGKTKVPPMTIVIKLGTSSIVSPSYPFLPHLQLLSSIVETVVTLRSQGHRVVLVSSGAIGVGLRRMNLRERGKGLQQKQALAAIGQGRLIALWDNLFSQLDQPIAQILLTRMDISDRTRYLNAQNTFSELLQMGVVPIVNENDTVSVSEIKFGDNDTLSAISSAIVHADYLFLLTDVECLYTDNPRNNPDAKPVRVVRDVEKVRQQVSTSTLGTSLGTGGMSTKLIAAELATAAGTTTVVMHSGKVADIFSVIEKGPGPCREVSETPHLEEGPLCTRFLRRETAMKDRKWWIAHGLHSAGTVVIDEGAYRAITRRESGGRLLPAGVVRVEGPFASHQGVRIVVRRRIRNNGPSRGSIDVDDSIPSSPTTNDTPSGAGGQIHHPHPSTLASPALRYLTNNSNVAPQPETPHIQPVLSLSSSIASLDPLSRSVPASPAIHALTEKLGTAASLIQASIGGHQADGSSSSSEEWEEVEVGKGLAQYNSVEIDRIKGIKSAHIEQVLGYSESEHVVDSITIL; encoded by the exons CCAAAGTACCTCCGATGACAATTGTCATCAAGCTTG GCACATCATCCATCGTCTCCCCTTCTTACCCATTCTTACCacatctccaactcctctcctcaaTCGTCGAGACCGTCGTCACATTACGTTCTCAAGGCCACCGCGTCGTACTCGTCTCATCGGGAGCGATCGGTGTCGGTCTACGACGTATGAACCTCCGTGAGAGGGGGAAAGGTCTACAGCAAAAACAGGCTTTGGCGGCTATTGGACAAGGGAGATTGATAGCTCTCTGGGATAATCTGTTCAGTCAATTGGATCAACCCATAGCTCAGATCTTACTCACCAGAATGGACATATCAGAT CGAACGAGATATCTTAATGCGCAAAATACATTTTCAGAGCTTCTGCAAATGGGTGTCGTCCCCATCGTCAATGAGAACGATACGGTATCAGTCTCG GAAATCAAATTTGGAGATAACGATACTCTGTCGGCAATCTCCTCAGCTATCGTCCATGCCGAttacctcttccttctcactgACGTGGAGTGTTT ATATACGGACAATCCACGAAATAACCCCGATGCTAAACCTGTGAGGGTGGTCCGAGATGTCGAAAAGGTCAGACAACAAG TATCAACTTCCACTCTTGGAACATCCCTAGGCACCGGAGGCATGTCGACCAAGCTCATCGCAGCTGAACTCGCCACAGCAGCCGGGACGACAACCGTCGTTATGCATTCTGGCAAAGTTGCAGACATCTTCAGTGTGATTGAGAAGGGTCCAGGGCCTTGTAGAGAGGTCTCAGAAACGCCACATCTAGAAGAAGGACCATTATGTACGAGGTTCCTGAGGAGGGAGACGGCCAtgaaaga TCGTAAATGGTGGATCGCGCATGGTTTGCACTCCGCAGGTACGGTGGTCATTGACGAAGGAGCATATCGAGCCATCACTcgaagagaaagtggaggtcgactCCTTCCTGCAGGGGTCGTACGTGTTGAAGGTCCTTTCGCAAGTCATCAAGGTGTCCGAATCGTCGTTCGCCGCAGAATACGGAATAACGGACCATCACGAGGTTCGATTGACGTTGACGACTCGATCCCATCAAGTCCTACGACGAATGATACGCCTAGTGGAGCAGGCGGGCAGAtacatcatccccatccatcAACACTTGCTTCTCCCGCTCTGAGATATCTCACCAACAATTCAAATGTCGCTCCACAACCGGAGACTCCGCACATCCAACCTGTCTTATCGCTCTCATCGTCCATTGCATCCTTAGATCCGCTGAGCAGATCAGTCCCCGCTAGTCCGGCCATACATGCTTTAACAGAGAAGTTGGGAACTGCAGCAAGCTTGATACAGGCTAGCATCGGTGGACACCAAGCTGATGGGTCCAGTTCATCGTctgaagagtgggaagaagtggaggttgggAAGGGTTTGGCCCAGTATAACAGCGTGGAGATTGATAGGATAAAAGGGATcaagag CGCGCACATAGAACAAGTGCTTGGGTATTCGGAGAGCGAGCATGTGGTAGATTCGATTACGATATTGTGA